CCCAGTTCATCCTGGGTTATCTGGGAATGCCGCGCCGTTACCACGCGTATCCGCCGGAGTACCAGGTGCTGAATGTGCTCTCTACGGCAGGTGCAACCGTGCTCGGAATTGGGTTCCTGCTCCCGCTTATCTATCTGGCCTGGTCGCTCAAGTATGGTGCGATTGCAGGCAACAATCCCTGGCAGGCGACGGGCCTTGAGTGGCAGATTCAATCTCCGCCGTTGACTGAGAACTTCATTGAGACACCCGTTGTCGACTTCGAGGCATACGACTTCGAGTGGCTCGCGCGTAAGACGGAACAAGAGGTGACGACCGTTGGATAACACGATCGTAGCAACGCATCATGATACGGCTGTAGAAGAGCACCACCACTCGCTGCCACAGCACCGGCATCACTTTGAGACGCAGGAGCAGCAGCGTGAGGCCGGAACCTTCGGCATGTGGCTCTTCCTGCTTACGGAAATCATGTTCTTTGGTGGGTTGTTTTTCGCCTACCTACTCTACCGCAACTGGTACAACCCCGCCTTTGTGGTCGCGTCCAACCAGCTCAGCATTCCGTTAGGAACGGCGAATACAGCCATCCTGATTACCTCGGGCTTCTTTATGGCCCTCGGCGTATGGGCCGCGGAAGTTCGCAAGAAGGGCTTACTGGTGGTGATGCTTCTGCTCACCACATTCTTTGGCCTGATCTTCCTTGGCGTCAAGTACGTGGAGTACGCGGAGAAGTTTGAGAAGCACCATGTTCCGGGCTCGAGCTTCGATATCTCGGAGTTCGTCAATCCTCCGCTGAACCCAAAGACGGGTAAGCCGATTGAAGAGCCACTCTCGCCGGACATGGCAAAGAAGACCCAGGTCTTCTTCTCGCTCTACTTCGCCATGACCGGTATGCACGCGCTGCACATGATCATTGGTATTGTGTTGCTCGGGTGGCTCACCTGGCGTGCGCAGCGGGGAGACTTCAGCTCGGGCTACGTCGCGCCTATTGAAAACTTCGGACTATATTGGCACTTCGTCGATATTGTCTGGATCTTCCTATTCCCACTGCTGTATCTCATCAACCGGCATCCAGGCACGTAGCCCTGTCGCAAGGAGAAGATCATGTCGTCTCATTTTCATGACCCGGCCAACGTGACCAACCCGGAGCACGCTGAGCATCGCATCGTTCAGCCGGGAACCTATATCGCTGTGTATATCGCTCTGCTGATCTTCACGGGCATTACCGTCGGAGCGGCATTTGTCGATCTGCACATCTTCAATCCGATCATCGCGGTTGCGATTGCCTGCATCAAGGCAGTGATCGTTATCCTCTTTTTCATGCATGTCATCTTTCAGTCCAAGCTGATCAAGATGACCGTCGCTGCCGGTTTCTTTACCTTCCTAATCCTCGTGGCCATGACCCTGACCGACTATCTGAGCCGCGCATGGGGACTCTGGTAAAGCACAAAGTTGTTTCAAACGATAAGGCGGCCTTCGGGCCGCTATTTTTTTGTGATTCAGGAAACGCTGATGGTGGACATTACTTTTCCGAGATAGAGCAGTTTTAGCTTCGCCAGTGTAACGTCACTGGGGCCAGGAGCGGATGATCTCCTGTTCCCTTCAAGCGTGCCTGCTTAAGCGCGAAATACCACTTTGCGGGTTTGTCGGCATCGTCGATGAGCATCAGTCCAGGATGGAAGCGCAGCCCTTGGGCTTGCTCGATCATTGTCTGTTGGTCCTGGCGTACGAAGCGCGCACCGAAGAACCGTGCAATGGGAGTGACAAACGGCACGTGATAAAAAACATTCCAGGCTGCGATAACGTCGATCCGACAGGTTGAAGCCGTCACAGGAGTAACCGTTGTCAGGCTCGAAAACCACTTTGCGCCCGCTCGGATCGTTTCATAACGGCGATTGGGAAGAACGAAATCAATCGTGGTCGTGATGGGCTCGCCATACACTCCGAGTAGTTTGTACGGAGCGGAATTTGCGCTGGGCGCGTGAGACGACATTCTGAAGCCAGCATTTCTCCCATGGTTTTCGCGGTCTTCCAGCGGTTCGAAATGCTTTTCCTTTTCATGGATGCTGGCCTGGCTACGCCACCACCATGCCTGATGCACGAATGGGCCGTGCGCTGGATCCATCAGTCCG
This portion of the Edaphobacter sp. 4G125 genome encodes:
- a CDS encoding cytochrome C oxidase subunit IV family protein, translating into MSSHFHDPANVTNPEHAEHRIVQPGTYIAVYIALLIFTGITVGAAFVDLHIFNPIIAVAIACIKAVIVILFFMHVIFQSKLIKMTVAAGFFTFLILVAMTLTDYLSRAWGLW
- a CDS encoding Rieske 2Fe-2S domain-containing protein is translated as MHDLVPPAISMPGPPAELIFGDWYPALRSQDLRVGKMTQALLLGIPLVLGRKRDGRLFCMRDLCPHRGIPLSAGWFDGEHVQCKYHGWKFEPCSGQCAEIPSLTRHDTIDPGRIYAGAYPCEERDGYAWVYVPEAGTGRNLGGPGNELPPVPELPKFSEKYRSAHLVADLPCNVDHGIIGLMDPAHGPFVHQAWWWRSQASIHEKEKHFEPLEDRENHGRNAGFRMSSHAPSANSAPYKLLGVYGEPITTTIDFVLPNRRYETIRAGAKWFSSLTTVTPVTASTCRIDVIAAWNVFYHVPFVTPIARFFGARFVRQDQQTMIEQAQGLRFHPGLMLIDDADKPAKWYFALKQARLKGTGDHPLLAPVTLHWRS
- a CDS encoding cytochrome c oxidase subunit 3 family protein, yielding MDNTIVATHHDTAVEEHHHSLPQHRHHFETQEQQREAGTFGMWLFLLTEIMFFGGLFFAYLLYRNWYNPAFVVASNQLSIPLGTANTAILITSGFFMALGVWAAEVRKKGLLVVMLLLTTFFGLIFLGVKYVEYAEKFEKHHVPGSSFDISEFVNPPLNPKTGKPIEEPLSPDMAKKTQVFFSLYFAMTGMHALHMIIGIVLLGWLTWRAQRGDFSSGYVAPIENFGLYWHFVDIVWIFLFPLLYLINRHPGT